In Pieris rapae chromosome 18, ilPieRapa1.1, whole genome shotgun sequence, one genomic interval encodes:
- the LOC110999603 gene encoding MAGE-like protein 2 gives MYVLKAYILCGGLSLCFAASQQWVPYNNLESFLKQQQDQQLQPSEYSGHDFSSDGSDYSHFGGHNLQSQSYPVHQHVEEENPEPIKHYKEVIVPLPKNVEFKVNQPILIPVPHPIPIQVPVPKAVVIPIIKEVSIPVEKSVPYPVERTVHVPKIKEVPFEVVKHIIVPVEKPVPFKVPVYETIIHTKKGSHKIR, from the exons ATATTGTGTGGGGGTCTGTCGCTTTGCTTCGCAGCATCACAGCAATGGGTGCCTTACAACAACTTGGAGTCGTTTTTGAAACAGCAACAGGACCAACAG TTGCAACCCAGCGAATATTCGGGACACGATTTCAGCAGTGATGGATCAGATTATTCTCACTTCGGTGGTCACAATCTCCAGTCACAATCCTATCCAGTCCACCAACACGTCGAGGAAGAGAATCCAGAACCGATTAAGCATTACAAAGAAGTAATTGTCCCTTTACCAAAGAACGTTGAGTTCAAAGTCAACCAACCGATACTGATACCGGTGCCACATCCGATTCCAATCCAGGTACCGGTACCGAAAGCGGTTGTGATACCAATTATTAAGGAGGTGTCGATTCCGGTGGAGAAATCCGTACCGTATCCAGTGGAAAGGACAGTGCACGTGCCCAAGATTAAGGAAGTACCATTCGAAGTTGTCAAACACATAATTGTACCGGTTGAAAAACCGGTTCCATTCAAGGTGCCTGTGTATGAAACTATAATTCATACTAAAAAGGGCTCCCACAAGATTCGTTGA